TCTTTGCTCGCCATACCCAAAGTCTACACGCTGATTTTCACGTTTCCAGACCCTGCCCTCTCGCTACTCAGCTCTCCAAGTTTGCTCGCTTGATGAATGATCAAATCTTTTAAAGATAAAAACAAAAAAATGATGATCATCATCATAGGGCGGCATGTTCTCACGTCTAGGACGGCGTTTTTCGATTTTTCTCCACAAAGTGCCACAGGTAAACGGCCCGAATTCCACAAAGTGCCACAGGCAAACGGCCTTTTTCTCCACAAAGTGCCACAGGCAAACGGTCCAAATGCCACAAAGTGCCACAGGTAATTCCACAAAGTGCCACAGGCAGGGGCATTCAAACTCCACAAAGTGCCGCAGGCGAGGGCGCTCAAACTCCACAAAGTGCCACAGGTAATTCCACAAAGTGCCACAGGCAAACGGCCCAAATTCCACAAAGTGCCACAGGTAATTCCACAAAGTGCCACAGGCAGGGTCATTCAAACTCCACAAAGTGCCACAGGTATTCGTCTAGACAATTACAGGTCTATTAAGAAAATTTTTTGTGCTGAAGAATCATCTGTTTCTACGCAATCTAATTTTTTCGGTACTACCAGTTGTCCAGCACTTCCTGACGTTCAAGGAGGAACAGTCGATTGCAGACCTTTCGGATATGGTGAGCGCTGTGAAAACACTCACGGTGTTCAACCATGCCGGAGGCGCAGGCAAGACCAGTTTGACTTTGAATGTTGGCTATGAGCTGGCACGGGGCGGGCTGCGGGTGCTGCTGCTCGACCTCGACCCACAGGCGAATTTGACCGGCTGGCTGGGCATTTCTGGGGTCACGCGGGAGATGACGGTTTACCCAGTGGCCGTGGACGGTCAGCCGCTGCCTTCCCCAGTCAAGGCGTTTGGCCTGGACGTTATTCCTGCACATGTCAGTCTGGCCGTGGCGGAAGGCCAGATGATGGGCCGAGTCGGTGCTCAGGGGCGTCTGCGCCGCGCTTTAGCAGAGGTATCCGGCGACTACGACGTAGCCCTCATTGATAGTCCGCCTAGCCTTGGACAGCTCGCCATCTTGGCCGCGCTGGCCGCTGACCAGATGATCGTGCCGGTACCGACGCGACAAAAAGGCCTAGATGCTTTGCCTGGGTTACAGGGCGCCCTGACTGAATACCGTGAGGTGCGGCCTGACTTGACGGTGGCCCTGTACGTTCCGACCTTTTATGACGCTCGGCGTCGACACGATCAGGAAGTCTTAGCCGATCTGAAAGCGCACCTTTCTCCCCTGGCGCGCCCGGTTCCGCAGCGTGAAGCAGTCTGGCTCGACTCGACGGCCCAGGGAGCCCCGGTCAGCGAATATGCGCCGGGAACACCCGTTCATGCCGACGTGCAGCGCCTGACCGCTGATATAGCTGCCGCTATCGGCGTAGCGTATCCGGGGGAAAACGCATGACCCGGCGTCGTCCAGAGCGTCGGCGCGACCTGCTTGGTCTGTTGGGTGAAACGCCAGTTGATCTCAGTCAAGCCAACGATATCCGTGCCCTGCCCGTTAATGAACTGAAAGTAGGAAGCACCCAGCCCCGCCGCTCTTTTGATCTGGAGCGGCTAAGTGAGCTGGCAGAAAGTATCCGGGCGCATGGGGTATTGCAGCCGCTGCTGGTGCGTTCGGTGGATGGGCAGTACGAGATTGTTGCAGGGGAGCGTCGTTGGCGAGCCGCCCAGCTGGCTGGCTTGGCTGAAGTTCCGGTCGTCGTTCGGCAGCTCAGCAACGAGCAGGCCAGAGCTGCTGCCCTCATTGAAAACTTGCAGCGCGACAACCTGAATGTCATTGATGAGGTGGACGGGAAACTTGAGTTGATAGCGTTGACGTTGGGTTTGGAAAGGGAAGAAGCGCGCAAGCGCCTGATGCAACTGCTGCGAGCCGTCCCAGGCGACGAGCATGAACAACTTGATCAGGTGTTCCGATCAATGGGGGAAACCTGGCGGACCTTTGCCAAAAATAAGCTGCGTATCCTCAACTGGCCTCAGCCTGTGCTAGAAGCGTTGCGTGCTGGTTTGCCCTTGACCCTTGGCTCAGTGGTCGCGAGTGCGCCCCCAGAACGTCAAGCCGAACTCCTGAAGCTTGCCCAGAATGGTGCGTCCCGCTCTCAACTGCTTCAGGCCTTGCAAACGCCGTCTCAGAC
The nucleotide sequence above comes from Deinococcus radiodurans R1 = ATCC 13939 = DSM 20539. Encoded proteins:
- a CDS encoding ParA family protein; protein product: MVSAVKTLTVFNHAGGAGKTSLTLNVGYELARGGLRVLLLDLDPQANLTGWLGISGVTREMTVYPVAVDGQPLPSPVKAFGLDVIPAHVSLAVAEGQMMGRVGAQGRLRRALAEVSGDYDVALIDSPPSLGQLAILAALAADQMIVPVPTRQKGLDALPGLQGALTEYREVRPDLTVALYVPTFYDARRRHDQEVLADLKAHLSPLARPVPQREAVWLDSTAQGAPVSEYAPGTPVHADVQRLTADIAAAIGVAYPGENA
- a CDS encoding ParB/RepB/Spo0J family partition protein, producing MTRRRPERRRDLLGLLGETPVDLSQANDIRALPVNELKVGSTQPRRSFDLERLSELAESIRAHGVLQPLLVRSVDGQYEIVAGERRWRAAQLAGLAEVPVVVRQLSNEQARAAALIENLQRDNLNVIDEVDGKLELIALTLGLEREEARKRLMQLLRAVPGDEHEQLDQVFRSMGETWRTFAKNKLRILNWPQPVLEALRAGLPLTLGSVVASAPPERQAELLKLAQNGASRSQLLQALQTPSQTSAVTPEHFAKVLSSKRFLSGLDTPTREALDRWLARMPERVRQAIDEQS